CGGTGCTGTCCTGGTTCGGGGCGGACACCGACCATGCCTGGCTGGGCGACCCCGAGTCGGCGAACACCTCCCTCGCCGGCGTCTCCGTCTGGCGTTTCACCGGCCTGAACTTCGTCCTGTTCCTCGGTGCCATTCAGTCGATCCCCGGCGAGCTCTACGAGGCCGCCCAGCTCGACGGTGCGACCCGATGGCAGCAGTTCCGGCACATCATCGCGCCGAGCATCCGGCCCGTACTGAGCCTGAGCGTCATCCTGGCGATCTCCGGGTCGCTCGCCGTCTTCGAGATCCCCTGGATCATGACCGGCGGAGCGACCGGCACCTCGACGTTCGTCATCCAGACCGTGAAGCTCGCCTTCCAGTTCAACAAGACCGGGCTGGCCTCGGCCGCCGCGGTGGTGCTGCTGCTGATCATCCTGCTGATCACCTGGATCCAGCGCCGTCTCGTGCCCGACGAAAAGGTGGACCTCGTATGACCACGGCCCGGCAGACCGCCGCCCCCACCCGCTCCGTGTCCGACCCGCGCCGCGTCCGTGCCCGCGGCCGCATCGGTCAGACGCTGATCTACCTGTCGCTCGTCATCGCCTCGCTGGTGGTGCTCCTCCCGCTCAGCGTCGTCTTCCTCACGTCTCTGAAGACGTCGAAGGAGGCCTCGGACGGCGGCGCACTGTCGCTGCCCGGCAACTGGTTCAACTTCAGCAACTACGCAACCGCGTTCTCCGACGGCCACATGCTGACGGCCTTCGGCAACACCGCGTTCATCCTGCTGTTCTCCATCACCGGCACCGTGATCATCGGGTCGATGACGGCCTACGCCATCGACCGCTTCCACTTCCGGGCCAAGAAGCTCGTCATGGGCCTCTTCCTGATCGCCACCCTCGTGCCCGGAGTCACCACGCAGGTCGCCACCTTCCAGGTCGTCAACAGCTTCGGACTGTTCGACACACGCTGGGCCCCGATCCTGCTCTACATGGGCACGGACATCGTCTCGATCTACATCTTCCTGCAGTTCATCCGTGGCATCCCGGTGTCCCTCGACGAGGCCGCGCGGCTGGACGGGGCGAACTCCTTCAAGATCTACCGCAAGATCATCTTCCCGCTGCTCAAGCCGGCGATCGCGACCGTGGTGATCATCAAGGGGATCACCGTCTACAACGACTTCTACATCCCTTTCCTCTACATGCCCTCCCAGGAACTCGGCACGGTCTCCACCGCACTGTTCCGGTTCAAGGGGCCTTTCGGCGCCCACTGGGAAAACATCTCGGCCGGGGCGGTTCTCGTCATCATCCCCACGCTGGTCATCTTCCTGTTCCTCCAGCGCTACATCTACAACGGCTTCGCCCAGGGCGCGACCAAGTAAGGGCGCCGGCCGTCGCTCCCTGCGCCCGGCCCGTCGCCTCAGACCTGGCGCCCCGAAGGCCAGGAGACGCGGCAAGTGCTCGGCCTGGCGCATCAACCTGAGCTTCCGGCCGGCTTCTCATCGTCGCCCGCGGAGAGGGCGACGAAGGTTGCGGGCGTGCGTACCTGGCGGACCAGCACAGTCATCTCGGGGCAGCGACGGCCAGTTGGTCACGCAGCGCGCGCTGCCTGTCGTCGAGATGGTCGGAACAGCGGCGGGTGAGCAGACCGGTGATCTTGCAGAGCGACAGAACTGCGTGGTCTGCCCGCCCCGCCCCTGGTTGGCGCAGCGGACCAAGACGTCAACGGCGCTCACCGCCCTCACGCGGGAAGAAGCACGCCCTGGCTTTCCGCACTCGTGTCCCCCGCCGTACCGCCACAGCAGCCAGACCCTGCGACAGCAGGAGCGACCTACGGCGCTGCGCATGCGGCATCACCAGCCGACTTTCGTCGTCCTTCAGCGCAGCCACCACCGAATGCGGGTGCGCCAGTCGCACGGGGACATGCACCAACCCCCCACTCGCCTGCGGTCTCTGACTCCGCGCGTTGGGATGCGGGCCCTCCGCGAGGAACAACTCCGGCCCAGGCCCGCCGCACAGGGCCTTCCTGATGGGTTTGCCCGCCGGGCCGCTCCCTGTAGGGCCCCCGAGGCTTGGCAGGCTCCGCCGGCTCACTGCCGCCGGCAACCGCAGAGTCGTCGTCGATCATCAGGATCCCACGACCCCGCAGAGCATCGGCCGAGCGCCAGTCGCTCGCCATTCAGGTGCCGGCATCCTCATCAACAACGAGGCGTTCGAGGAGTCCGTGCTGCCGTACAGAGTCGAAAGGTCGTGCATCAGCAGCGGAGCCCACAGGGACTTTTCTGGGACTTCCAGCCCCCTCAACCGGCACGAGCGTGAAACAACCGAAAGACCATTCGTGCAGGTCAGCAGCCGTTACACGTCCATCACCGCAGGTCACGGCGCTCGCAGATCTCTTCCGGGATTTCTGAGCGGCGGGGTGCTGTGCCCCTTGAGCCCAAGGGGCACAACACCGCAGCATGCCATCTGACCTGCGAATACTTACCTTCACGGCCCTTCACTGATCACTATTGCTTTTCAGTACCTTGCGCAACGCACGTGCAAGATGATCTTGAATGACCGGCAGGGCATCAAGAAGACCTGAATACTGCTCGATCACGCTCCCCCGCATGTTTGCGGGCATCCGGCGGCTGATATCGCGCCCTGGGGCCCCTCGGGGACCTTCGGAGCCGCCGCCAACCCTCATGCCCCGCACTCGGCAAATCGCTCGGAGCCCCCTGGCCCCCAGTCGGCACGGTCCCGCTCGCCCCGGATCCGGCGCCACTCGGCGCTGACCCCGGGTTCCCGGGCCACCCCCCGCGACCGCCGCCCGGACGACCGGACCGGGGCGGCCGCGCCCCGAGCCTCCGAGTACGGCCTGCCGGGGTTGCTCTTGCGGGGAAAGCCGTGCCGGCGATGGTGAAGACGCAGGCCCGGCGAGAGGGCGGCATGGCCGAGCACAGCAGACGTCGGCAAAACCCCGCTCAGCCACCTGCCGCCTGCGGGCTGCGCTCCTGGTCCGATCCGGGCACCGGCTCGGCCGGGTCCGCGCCCACGGACACGATCCGGTTATCGCCGTCCACATGGGCGACCTTCGGCTTCAGGTTCCGCGCCTCCTCCTCGGTTACTTGTGCGTAGCTGATGATGATCACCAGGTCCCCGGGGTGGACCAGATGGGCGGCGGCCCCGTTGATACCGATCACACCGGACCCACGCTCGCCTTCGATGACGTACGTCTCCAGGCGAGCGCCGTTGGTGATGTCCACGATGTGGACCAGCTCGCCCGGCAGTAGGTCGGCTTCTTCGAGCAGGTCCGCGTCGATGGTCACCGATCCCACGTAGTGCAGGTCGGCCTGAGTGACGGTGGCACGGTGGATCTTGGACTTGAACATGGTGCGTAGCATCGAGACACTCCCGGCCTTATAGGTTCCCTGCCTGGATTCGAGACAGGTCGAGTACGGCTGCATCCGTGGCAATGGGCCACATTCGCGGCGTTTCACTGCTGTTGAAGCCCGGCACCTGGCCGGGCGTCATGACCGGAGCTGCGGCTGGTGGCCGACAAGCCCCGTAGCGCTACACGGTGGGCTCGGGCGGCCAGGGGACCGTGGTCTGGCTGGGGAGGTCCACGTCGATGCCGGGGACGTTCCAGCCATGGAGTTGCCCGACCTGCCGACGGAACCAGCCGGCGTCGGCATGGTCCGTCACGTTCTCTGTGTTGATCTGCTCCCACCGGGTCCGGACCTGGCTCTGGACAGTGGCGTCGAGCTCCCAGCCGTCGAGACGGATGCGGCCCGCGTCATCGAGGCTGAGCGGCTCTTCAGCCGCGAGCTGGGACCACAGAGCGCGCATCTGCTGCGCGGTGGTGAGAAAGCCTTCGTCGCCCAGGACGTGGTGCAGCAGACTGGTGTAGAGGGCGATGCTGGGGATCGCGGTCGAGGCCTGGGTGACCGTGGCTCCGGCGACGGCGGTGAAGGCACGCCCGCCGAGGTCGGCGAGCCGGGTGCCGAGGTGGTGTGCAGATGCTTCGAGGTGCCCCTTGGCTGCGCCGATGGTGCCGTTGCGATAGAGGTCGGCTGTCAGGTCGGAGCCCACATAGGTGAGCGCGGTCGTGGTGAAGCCGTCGGCGAGGAGATCCGCCTCCGCGAGGGCGTCGATCCAGCGCTGCCAGTCCTCGCCGCCCATGACCTTGACGGTGGCGTCGCGTTCGGCGTCGGTGGCGGGTTGCAGGGTGGAGCCGCCGATGAAGGGTCGGCCGTCGGTGAACTCCAGGGTCTTGGCGGTGGAGGCCTGGCCCAGGGGCAGGATGACGGAGCGGTGGACCTGGTCGGTGACGGGGTCGGTCCGGCGCGGGGCAGCGATGCTGTAGATCAGGTGGTCGACCCTGCCATAGCGCTGTGCCAGTTCCTTGATGACCTCTGTCTTGGCGGTGTCCGCGAAGGCGTCCGTATTGAGGAAGGTCCACCCGGCGGCCAGTTCAGCGGTGCGGGCGGCATGGTACCAACCGGCGGAAGCGGTGCGACGCCGCGTTTCGTCGGCCTCGTACGCCACGCCGACGCCGACCGCTCCGCGGCGGGCCGCGGCGAGAGTCGCGGCCAGGCCGTAGCCGGCGCTGAAGCCGACGACCACCACCACCGGGGACTTCTCCGCTGCGGCTTCCTGCTGCGGGAGTTGCCGCCAGAGCATGTCGACAGTGGCCGCCGCGCCTTGAGGGTGGGCGTTGACCATGAGGTAGCCGCGGCCTCCGGGGGTGAGGTGTCGTTCACTCATGAGGTGGAGCCCTTCTTGATCGGGAGGGGGGATGTGCCGTGCACGGCGGGCCGTGCGTGGGTACCCAGGCAGGCGGGGCAACGGCGCGGGGGCCACCCTGCGCACCCTCGCGAGGACGCGCGAAAGGGGCAGTGGCCGACGGCGCCGGTTCACCGCACGGAAAGCCGTCGTTGTGCGTGCGGCGCTCCGGGCCGACTGCCTGCGTCGGCGCCGACCGTGTCCACCGGGCGCATCGCCTCCATGACGGGGGTGTCCACGTCCTGCCCTGCCGCGATCAGGGGTGTGCCCGCCGATCGCCGTGCGAGCACCGCCGAATCGGCGTGCCCGGGGCCGACCGACCACACCCCCGCGGGGGCCTCAGCTCTTCAGACTCCGCGAAAGCACCTCGGCGACTTCAGGCGCAACCAGCAGTTCCACCACCCCGGTCGTCTTCCCCGGAAGGTGGTCGATGAAGACGTCTTCCACGTTCACCCCCGCCGCCCCGATGTCCGCGAAAAGACGAGCCAGCTCGCCCGGCTGGTCGCCCACCGGCACCGTGACCGTGACATATCGAGCCTTCGGTGCACCGTGTTTGTTCGGCAGCCTCTCGTGGCCGGCGACGCCTCGGTTCAGCGCGTCCAGGAGAGCTTCGGCACCCTCGTCGGCATCCCCCTCCGCGCCGAGCTCCAGCTGTCTCAACGCCGCTGTCACTCGTTCCAGGTCACGGGCCAGCTCGGTGAGGGTGTCGGCCACGGGGCCGGCGTTGGCGGACAGGACATCGACCCACAGCCCTGGATCACCCGCCGCGATCCGGGTGACGTCACGTACGCCCTGACCTGCCAGACTGATCTGCGACTCCGCGGCATCCTCCAGGCGTGCGGCCATGAGACTGGCAACCACGTGCGGGGCGTGGGAGACCAGGGCGACTGCCGCATCGTGCTCGTCCGGCCTCATCACGAGCAGATGGGCGCCACACATATCGATCAAGCTCTCGACGGCATGCAGAGCCTGTGCCGAAGTCGCGGCGTGGGGGGAGAGGGCCCAGACCCGCCCTTCGAACAGATTGGCTCGTGAGGCCAGTGGACCGGAACGTTCTCCACCGGCCATGGGATGGCCTCCCACGAAGGACGTGAGATCACATCCCAGCTCCACGATGTCCGTCATGGGGCGCGCCTTGACGCTGGCCACGTCCGTATAGGCTCGGGCGAGCCCGCGCTTCTGTGCCCCCGCGAGGGTGGTGGCCAGTTCCGCCGGCGGTACCGCAAGAATGGCCAGGTCGACCGCTTCCGCCGGTTCCTCGGCACGTCCGGCTCCCATGGCCGCAGCGGTCCGGGCAGCCATGGGTTCCTGGTCTATGAGGTAGACGGCTACGCCCTTGGCGGAGAGTGCCAGAGCGATCGAGGTACCGATCAGCCCCGTCCCGACGACAGCGGCACTACGCAACATGGATTCCCTCAGGTTGATCGAATCGACAACGTCCCGGCCAAGTCGCGCTCGGCTCTGCGGCCGCTGGTGGGCAGACGGTCCCCGGGTGGGGTCAGCCCTGCCGCTGGACGGAGAACAGAGCGGCGAGGCGTTCAAGCCCTTCGTCGATCTCCGCCCCGTCGACTTGGCTGTAAGACAGGCGGAGTTGGCAAGCGACCTCGGGTTGCGAGCCGAAGTAGCTCATCGGGGTCCACAGCACCCCGTAGTCGCGCGCGGAGACCTCCAACAGCGCGTCATCCGCCGGGAAAGGCACCGTCAACACGATGAAGAACCCGCCGTCCGGTACGTTCCAGGTCACTCCCGATCCGCCGTCGGACGGGAAATGCCGCTCCAGGCCCGCCAGCAGGCGATGCAGATTGGCACGGTACAAGGCGATCTCACGCTCATTGGCGCTGTACAGGCTCAGGCCGTGAGTCAGGAGCTTGCCCGCGATGACAGCCTGGGCAACGGGCGGGGTGTTCACCGTGAGCATGCTCTTGATCTTCGAGAGTTCCTCGGCCAGCAGCCCCTCCCCTCCATCGGCGGTAAGGACTCGCTGGTCGGCCACCGCGAATCCGATCCGGGCGCCTGGCATACCGGTCTTCGCGAACGATCCCAGATAGACGACCCTGCCCCGGGTGTCGAGCGACTTCATCGTGGGCAGCCGCACGCCGTCCGCGGTGAAATAGCCGTACGGGTTGTCCTCAAGCAGCAGCAGGTCGAGCCGCTCCGCGAGATCGAGCAGCGCGTGCCGGGTCGCCAGATCCAGGCTGATGCCGGTGGGGTTGGCGAAGTCCGCTACCAGGTAGCAGGCTCGGGGCCGCAGCCCGCGCGCGCGTGCCTCGCCCACCACCTGCTCAAGGCTCTCCAGATCTATGCCGTTCGGCCCGCCGGCCACCTCAAGGACCGGCATGTCCACGAGGCGGGCGGCCCCGGTGAATCCCACGTAACTCGGTGAAACGGCGAGGACCACGTCCCGCTCGTCCGCGCGCAGCGCGCGCAGCACCAGGAACATCGCCTCCTGACAGCCAA
This genomic interval from Streptomyces sp. NBC_00464 contains the following:
- the panD gene encoding aspartate 1-decarboxylase, producing the protein MLRTMFKSKIHRATVTQADLHYVGSVTIDADLLEEADLLPGELVHIVDITNGARLETYVIEGERGSGVIGINGAAAHLVHPGDLVIIISYAQVTEEEARNLKPKVAHVDGDNRIVSVGADPAEPVPGSDQERSPQAAGG
- a CDS encoding prephenate dehydrogenase, which translates into the protein MRSAAVVGTGLIGTSIALALSAKGVAVYLIDQEPMAARTAAAMGAGRAEEPAEAVDLAILAVPPAELATTLAGAQKRGLARAYTDVASVKARPMTDIVELGCDLTSFVGGHPMAGGERSGPLASRANLFEGRVWALSPHAATSAQALHAVESLIDMCGAHLLVMRPDEHDAAVALVSHAPHVVASLMAARLEDAAESQISLAGQGVRDVTRIAAGDPGLWVDVLSANAGPVADTLTELARDLERVTAALRQLELGAEGDADEGAEALLDALNRGVAGHERLPNKHGAPKARYVTVTVPVGDQPGELARLFADIGAAGVNVEDVFIDHLPGKTTGVVELLVAPEVAEVLSRSLKS
- a CDS encoding aminotransferase-like domain-containing protein; amino-acid sequence: MRTAELHACLEDKSLGSMNFLNEIAQRFPEAISFAPGRPYEGFFDTGLVHDYLRRFEQYLREEKGYDEARVRRTLFQYGRTNGIIHELIARHLEVDEGMTVDPESVVVTVGCQEAMFLVLRALRADERDVVLAVSPSYVGFTGAARLVDMPVLEVAGGPNGIDLESLEQVVGEARARGLRPRACYLVADFANPTGISLDLATRHALLDLAERLDLLLLEDNPYGYFTADGVRLPTMKSLDTRGRVVYLGSFAKTGMPGARIGFAVADQRVLTADGGEGLLAEELSKIKSMLTVNTPPVAQAVIAGKLLTHGLSLYSANEREIALYRANLHRLLAGLERHFPSDGGSGVTWNVPDGGFFIVLTVPFPADDALLEVSARDYGVLWTPMSYFGSQPEVACQLRLSYSQVDGAEIDEGLERLAALFSVQRQG
- a CDS encoding enoyl-[acyl-carrier-protein] reductase FabV — translated: MSERHLTPGGRGYLMVNAHPQGAAATVDMLWRQLPQQEAAAEKSPVVVVVGFSAGYGLAATLAAARRGAVGVGVAYEADETRRRTASAGWYHAARTAELAAGWTFLNTDAFADTAKTEVIKELAQRYGRVDHLIYSIAAPRRTDPVTDQVHRSVILPLGQASTAKTLEFTDGRPFIGGSTLQPATDAERDATVKVMGGEDWQRWIDALAEADLLADGFTTTALTYVGSDLTADLYRNGTIGAAKGHLEASAHHLGTRLADLGGRAFTAVAGATVTQASTAIPSIALYTSLLHHVLGDEGFLTTAQQMRALWSQLAAEEPLSLDDAGRIRLDGWELDATVQSQVRTRWEQINTENVTDHADAGWFRRQVGQLHGWNVPGIDVDLPSQTTVPWPPEPTV
- a CDS encoding carbohydrate ABC transporter permease, translating into MTTARQTAAPTRSVSDPRRVRARGRIGQTLIYLSLVIASLVVLLPLSVVFLTSLKTSKEASDGGALSLPGNWFNFSNYATAFSDGHMLTAFGNTAFILLFSITGTVIIGSMTAYAIDRFHFRAKKLVMGLFLIATLVPGVTTQVATFQVVNSFGLFDTRWAPILLYMGTDIVSIYIFLQFIRGIPVSLDEAARLDGANSFKIYRKIIFPLLKPAIATVVIIKGITVYNDFYIPFLYMPSQELGTVSTALFRFKGPFGAHWENISAGAVLVIIPTLVIFLFLQRYIYNGFAQGATK